The Streptomyces pactum genome contains a region encoding:
- a CDS encoding phosphotransferase produces MRSETSVVVDRGRYRDAVTPWEDEAWRTTALGWVAGELEALGLRSTGEWRVRLRPWSVLVRLAVEGRGAVWFKANPPASAFEGPLTAALARWVPEHVLEPLAVDADRGWSLSSDGGPLLRDVLGREPANPRIWEEPLRQYAAMQHALTPHAREIERLGVPGTPATALPGVFDRLDHTALRPGEREALRELRPRLLDWCAELAAVGIPDSLDHADLHEGQLFCPAPGRFTFFDWGDAVVSHPFCSLPVPARRARERYGPHVLPRLRDAYLEPWTGGGRSTAELRRAVSLAWRLSALSRAGAYGRLFPSAYGPARAAVAADGARCLLELLGDPPV; encoded by the coding sequence ATGCGGAGCGAGACTTCAGTGGTCGTGGACCGGGGCCGGTACCGGGACGCGGTGACTCCCTGGGAGGACGAGGCCTGGCGGACCACGGCCCTCGGCTGGGTGGCGGGCGAACTCGAAGCCCTCGGACTGCGGTCGACGGGGGAGTGGCGGGTGCGGCTGCGGCCCTGGTCCGTCCTGGTGCGGCTGGCCGTCGAGGGCCGCGGCGCCGTCTGGTTCAAGGCGAACCCGCCGGCCAGTGCGTTCGAGGGCCCGTTGACCGCGGCGCTGGCCCGCTGGGTGCCGGAGCACGTACTCGAGCCGCTTGCCGTGGACGCCGACCGAGGCTGGTCGTTGTCGTCCGACGGGGGACCGCTCCTGCGTGACGTACTCGGCCGGGAGCCGGCGAATCCCCGGATCTGGGAAGAGCCGCTGCGCCAGTACGCCGCCATGCAGCACGCCCTGACTCCGCACGCCCGGGAGATCGAGCGGCTGGGTGTCCCCGGCACGCCGGCCACCGCACTGCCCGGCGTCTTCGACCGGCTCGACCACACCGCGCTGCGGCCGGGGGAACGTGAAGCACTCCGGGAACTGCGCCCCCGCCTCCTGGACTGGTGCGCGGAACTCGCGGCCGTGGGCATCCCGGACTCCCTCGACCACGCGGACCTCCACGAGGGCCAACTGTTTTGCCCCGCGCCGGGCAGGTTCACGTTCTTCGACTGGGGCGACGCCGTGGTCTCGCACCCCTTCTGCAGCCTGCCGGTCCCCGCCCGCCGGGCCCGCGAGCGATACGGGCCGCACGTACTGCCGCGACTGCGTGACGCCTACCTGGAGCCGTGGACGGGCGGCGGCCGGAGCACGGCGGAACTACGGCGTGCGGTGAGCCTCGCGTGGCGGCTGAGCGCCCTGAGCCGCGCCGGCGCCTACGGCAGGCTGTTCCCCTCGGCGTACGGCCCCGCGCGTGCCGCGGTGGCCGCGGACGGTGCCCGCTGCCTGCTGGAACTGCTCGGCGATCCGCCGGTCTAG
- a CDS encoding MFS transporter, with protein sequence MPHTTGHSRTRLGHRAWWVAAVTATTIVVAGAFSTMPGILQGPLQRDFHWSRGSIGLAASVNMVLYGLTAPFAAALMDRFGIRRIVLTALGAVAGGALLTTVMDAAWQFTLFWGLLVGLGTGSLSMTFATTVANRWFTERRGLVTGILSSAGVLGQMVFLPALSWTIDHYDWRPALVTLALAALATALLVRLALSDHPADSGRRPYGSPVFVPKPAPVPGAARRALRVLREAAHTTPFWLLAAAFAVCGASTNGIMWTHFAPAAHDHGMPVTTASTLLALIGVFNVFGTVAAGWLTDRFDARRLLAVVFTLRGLLLVTLPLIMSAAVTPPMMAFVVLFGLLDLATVPPVIALCRRFYGDDSAIVFGWTSAAHQVGAALASFLGGVARDVFATYDPVWVVLGGACAAAALLALTVRRAGPRVVAAPLPDRKAVAARGARC encoded by the coding sequence ATGCCCCACACGACCGGACACTCCCGCACCCGCCTCGGACACCGCGCCTGGTGGGTCGCCGCCGTCACCGCGACCACGATCGTCGTCGCCGGCGCCTTCTCCACCATGCCCGGCATCCTCCAGGGCCCGCTGCAACGCGACTTCCACTGGTCCCGCGGCTCCATCGGCCTCGCCGCCTCGGTGAACATGGTCCTGTACGGCCTCACCGCCCCCTTCGCCGCCGCGCTGATGGACCGCTTCGGCATCCGGCGGATCGTCCTCACCGCCCTCGGTGCCGTCGCCGGGGGAGCGCTGCTCACCACCGTCATGGACGCCGCCTGGCAGTTCACCCTCTTCTGGGGCCTCCTCGTCGGCCTGGGCACCGGGTCCCTGTCCATGACCTTCGCCACCACCGTCGCGAACCGCTGGTTCACCGAACGGCGCGGCCTGGTCACCGGCATCCTCTCCTCGGCCGGCGTTCTCGGCCAGATGGTCTTCCTGCCCGCCCTGTCCTGGACCATCGACCACTACGACTGGCGCCCCGCCCTGGTCACCCTCGCCCTCGCCGCACTCGCCACCGCCCTCCTCGTCCGGCTCGCCCTGAGCGACCACCCCGCCGACAGCGGCCGACGCCCCTACGGCAGCCCCGTCTTCGTCCCCAAGCCCGCCCCCGTCCCCGGCGCCGCGCGCCGCGCCCTCCGGGTCCTGCGCGAGGCCGCGCACACCACTCCCTTCTGGCTGCTGGCGGCCGCGTTCGCCGTCTGCGGAGCCTCCACCAACGGCATCATGTGGACCCATTTCGCCCCCGCCGCCCACGACCACGGCATGCCCGTGACCACCGCCTCGACGCTGCTCGCCCTCATCGGCGTCTTCAACGTCTTCGGCACCGTCGCCGCCGGGTGGCTCACCGACCGCTTCGACGCCCGCAGGCTGCTCGCCGTGGTCTTCACCCTGCGCGGCCTCCTGCTGGTCACGCTGCCCCTGATCATGAGCGCGGCCGTCACACCGCCGATGATGGCCTTCGTCGTCCTCTTCGGCCTGCTCGACCTCGCCACGGTGCCGCCGGTCATCGCCCTGTGCCGTCGGTTCTACGGCGACGACAGCGCCATCGTCTTCGGCTGGACCAGCGCCGCCCACCAGGTCGGCGCGGCCCTGGCGTCCTTCCTCGGCGGCGTCGCACGCGACGTCTTCGCCACCTACGACCCGGTCTGGGTCGTCCTCGGCGGGGCCTGCGCCGCCGCGGCACTGCTCGCCCTCACCGTCCGCCGTGCCGGGCCGCGCGTGGTCGCGGCGCCGCTGCCGGATCGAAAAGCGGTGGCCGCCCGTGGAGCGCGATGCTGA
- a CDS encoding GlxA family transcriptional regulator yields MRKTTGEAWEAGRPVHRVVVFVRPGLLPMELGIVHRLFGTAEDDDGRPLYSVLTCASAPGEVSTDTDFSVNVPHGPEALESADTVVVPAAVEDYGPQERGRLAGPVRAALGRVPATARLASICTGSFVLAAAGVLEGRRATTHWKSCAELASLYPEVDVDPDVLYTDDRGVLTSAGVAAGIDLCLHMIRDDHGAEVANTVARRTVVPPHREGGQAQYIDRPIRQVDDSSTAAARTYALQRIGEPLTLEELARQAAMSVRTLNRRFRQETGVTPMQWLGRQRLDYARRLLERSDEPVDRIAARSGFGTGTAMRQHFREVLGVSPRAYRNTFRGTA; encoded by the coding sequence ATGAGAAAGACGACGGGTGAGGCGTGGGAGGCGGGGCGGCCGGTGCACCGCGTGGTGGTGTTCGTACGGCCGGGGCTGCTGCCGATGGAACTCGGGATCGTGCACCGCTTGTTCGGCACGGCCGAGGACGACGACGGGCGGCCGTTGTACTCGGTGCTGACGTGCGCGTCCGCGCCGGGCGAGGTCTCCACCGACACCGACTTCAGTGTCAACGTCCCGCACGGACCGGAGGCCTTGGAGAGCGCCGACACGGTGGTGGTGCCCGCGGCCGTGGAGGACTACGGGCCGCAGGAACGGGGGCGGCTCGCCGGCCCGGTGCGCGCGGCGCTGGGCCGGGTTCCCGCGACCGCCCGGCTGGCGTCCATCTGCACCGGCTCGTTCGTGCTGGCCGCGGCCGGTGTGCTGGAGGGGCGCCGGGCCACGACGCACTGGAAGTCCTGCGCCGAACTCGCCTCGCTGTACCCGGAGGTCGACGTCGATCCGGACGTGCTCTACACCGACGACCGGGGCGTGCTCACCTCGGCCGGTGTCGCCGCCGGCATCGACCTGTGCCTGCACATGATCCGCGACGACCACGGCGCGGAGGTGGCGAACACCGTGGCGCGCCGCACGGTGGTGCCGCCGCATCGCGAGGGCGGCCAGGCGCAGTACATCGACCGGCCGATCCGGCAGGTGGACGACTCCTCGACGGCCGCCGCCCGTACCTACGCGCTCCAGCGGATCGGTGAGCCGCTCACCCTGGAGGAGCTCGCGCGGCAGGCGGCGATGAGCGTGCGGACCCTCAACCGGCGGTTCCGGCAGGAGACCGGGGTGACACCCATGCAGTGGCTCGGCCGGCAGCGCCTCGACTACGCCCGGCGGCTGCTGGAGCGCAGCGACGAGCCGGTCGACCGCATCGCCGCCCGCTCCGGTTTCGGCACCGGGACCGCGATGCGCCAGCACTTCCGCGAGGTCCTCGGTGTGTCGCCGCGCGCGTATCGCAACACCTTCCGCGGCACGGCGTAG
- the katG gene encoding catalase/peroxidase HPI, with protein sequence MSENHDAIVTDAKTEEAGGCPVAHGRAPHPTQGDGNRQWWPERLNLKILAKNPAVSNPLGEEFDYAAAFRTLDLPTVKRDIADVLTTSQDWWPADFGHYGPFIVRMAWHSAGTYRISDGRGGAGAGQQRFAPLNSWPDNGNLDKARRLLWPVKKKYGRSLSWADLLILAGNVALESMGFKTFGYAGGRADVWEPEDDVYWGPETTWLGDERYTGDRELENPLGAVQMGLIYVNPEGPNGNPDPIAAARDIRETFRRMAMNDEETVALIAGGHTFGKTHGAGPADHVGPDPEAASIEEQGLGWRNTFGTGKGGDTITSGLEGIWTDTPTTWDNSFFEILFGYEWELFKSPAGAHQWRPKDGAGAGTVPDAHDPSKSHQPTMLTTDLSLRFDPAYEQISRRFKDDFDAFADAFARAWFKLTHRDMGPAVRYLGPEVPSETLLWQDPLPEVTHALVDAADIAALKTRILDSGLTVSELVSTAWASASSFRGSDKRGGANGARVRLQPQIGWEVNDPDRLASVLRTLEGVQESFNAAQSGGKRVSLADLIVLAGGVGVERAAKEAGFEVEVPFTPGRVDASQEQTDVESFAALEPTADGFRNYLGKGNRLPAEYLLLDRANLLTLSAPELTVLVGGLRVLGANHQQTQLGVFTTTPGSLTNDFFVNLLDLGTTWRATSEDQNTFEGRDAATGETKWAGSRADLVFGSNSELRAVAEVYAADDAKEKFVHDFVAAWTKVMNLDRFDLA encoded by the coding sequence ATGTCCGAGAACCACGATGCCATCGTGACCGACGCGAAAACCGAGGAGGCGGGTGGCTGCCCGGTCGCCCACGGACGCGCCCCGCACCCCACACAGGGAGACGGAAACCGCCAGTGGTGGCCGGAACGGCTCAACCTGAAGATCCTCGCCAAGAACCCCGCCGTGTCCAACCCGCTGGGCGAGGAGTTCGACTACGCCGCGGCGTTCCGGACCCTGGACCTGCCGACCGTCAAACGGGACATCGCCGACGTACTGACCACCTCGCAGGACTGGTGGCCCGCCGACTTCGGGCACTACGGTCCGTTCATCGTCCGCATGGCCTGGCACAGCGCGGGCACCTACCGGATCAGTGACGGCCGCGGCGGTGCCGGAGCCGGTCAGCAGCGCTTCGCGCCGCTCAACAGCTGGCCCGACAACGGCAACCTGGACAAGGCCCGCCGCCTGCTGTGGCCGGTCAAGAAGAAGTACGGCCGGAGCCTGTCGTGGGCCGACCTGCTGATCCTGGCGGGCAACGTCGCCCTGGAGTCGATGGGCTTCAAGACCTTCGGGTACGCCGGCGGCCGCGCGGACGTCTGGGAGCCCGAGGACGACGTGTACTGGGGCCCCGAGACCACCTGGCTGGGCGACGAGCGCTACACCGGCGACCGCGAGCTGGAGAACCCCCTGGGCGCCGTCCAGATGGGCCTCATCTACGTCAACCCGGAGGGCCCCAACGGCAACCCGGACCCGATCGCCGCCGCCCGCGACATCCGCGAGACGTTCCGCCGGATGGCCATGAACGACGAGGAGACGGTCGCCCTCATCGCCGGTGGGCACACCTTCGGCAAGACGCACGGCGCGGGCCCGGCCGACCACGTCGGCCCCGACCCCGAGGCCGCCTCGATCGAGGAGCAGGGCCTCGGCTGGCGGAACACCTTCGGCACCGGCAAGGGCGGCGACACGATCACCAGCGGCCTCGAGGGCATCTGGACGGACACGCCGACCACCTGGGACAACAGCTTCTTCGAGATCCTGTTCGGCTACGAGTGGGAGCTGTTCAAGAGCCCCGCCGGCGCGCACCAGTGGCGGCCCAAGGACGGGGCGGGCGCGGGCACGGTACCCGACGCCCACGACCCGTCGAAGAGCCACCAGCCGACGATGCTGACGACCGACCTGTCGCTGCGCTTCGACCCGGCCTACGAGCAGATCTCGCGTCGCTTCAAGGACGACTTCGACGCCTTCGCGGACGCCTTCGCCCGCGCGTGGTTCAAGCTGACCCACCGTGACATGGGCCCGGCCGTGCGCTACCTCGGCCCCGAGGTCCCCTCCGAGACGCTTTTGTGGCAGGACCCGCTGCCCGAGGTCACGCACGCACTCGTGGACGCCGCGGACATCGCCGCCCTCAAGACCCGGATCCTCGACTCCGGTCTGACGGTGTCCGAGCTGGTCTCCACCGCCTGGGCGTCCGCCTCGTCCTTCCGCGGCAGCGACAAGCGGGGCGGCGCCAACGGGGCGCGCGTGCGTCTCCAGCCGCAGATCGGGTGGGAGGTGAACGACCCCGACCGGCTGGCGTCGGTGCTGCGCACGCTGGAGGGCGTCCAGGAGTCGTTCAACGCCGCCCAGAGCGGCGGCAAGCGGGTCTCGCTCGCCGACCTGATCGTGCTCGCCGGTGGCGTGGGCGTCGAACGGGCCGCGAAGGAGGCCGGCTTCGAGGTCGAGGTCCCCTTCACGCCGGGCCGGGTGGACGCGTCGCAGGAGCAGACCGACGTGGAGTCGTTCGCCGCGCTGGAGCCGACCGCCGACGGGTTCCGCAACTACCTCGGCAAGGGCAACCGGCTGCCCGCCGAGTACCTGCTGCTCGACCGGGCCAACCTGCTGACCCTGAGCGCCCCCGAGCTGACCGTCCTCGTCGGCGGCCTGCGCGTCCTGGGCGCGAACCACCAGCAGACGCAGCTCGGCGTGTTCACCACCACCCCCGGGTCGCTGACCAACGACTTCTTCGTCAACCTGCTCGACCTGGGCACGACGTGGAGGGCGACGTCCGAGGACCAGAACACCTTCGAGGGCCGCGACGCCGCCACCGGCGAGACCAAGTGGGCCGGCAGCCGGGCGGACCTCGTCTTCGGGTCCAACTCCGAACTGCGCGCCGTGGCGGAGGTCTACGCCGCCGACGACGCGAAGGAGAAGTTCGTGCACGACTTCGTCGCCGCCTGGACCAAGGTCATGAACCTCGACCGGTTCGACCTGGCCTGA
- a CDS encoding Fur family transcriptional regulator, whose translation MTASRDPAVAPELRGAGLRVTAARVALLETVRRGDHLGVEAIAAGVRRRVGHVSLQAVYEALHALTAAGLVRRIQPPGGPARFEGRVGDNHHHVLCRSCGALADVDCAVGEAPCLTASDDHGFSIDEAEVIYRGLCPDCSTTGSSPAP comes from the coding sequence ATGACCGCATCCCGGGATCCGGCCGTCGCTCCGGAACTGCGCGGAGCCGGTCTGCGCGTGACCGCGGCCCGTGTCGCGCTGCTCGAGACCGTCCGGCGGGGCGATCACCTCGGCGTCGAGGCGATCGCCGCCGGAGTGCGCCGGCGCGTGGGCCACGTCTCCCTCCAGGCCGTGTACGAGGCCCTGCACGCGCTCACCGCGGCCGGGCTCGTGCGCCGCATCCAGCCGCCCGGCGGTCCGGCGCGGTTCGAGGGACGGGTGGGGGACAACCACCACCACGTCCTGTGCCGGTCCTGCGGTGCGCTCGCCGACGTCGACTGCGCCGTCGGCGAGGCGCCCTGTCTGACCGCCTCCGACGACCACGGCTTCTCGATAGACGAGGCCGAGGTCATCTACCGGGGCCTGTGCCCCGACTGCTCCACCACCGGCAGTTCCCCAGCACCTTGA
- a CDS encoding DUF475 domain-containing protein — protein MLLKTFRWAFAVTALGLAAGVLYDGWTAFGLVAILAVLEISLSFDNAVINAGILKKMSAFWQKIFLTVGILIAVFGMRLVFPVVIVAVSARLSPWSAVHLALTDKERYQELVTDAHPSIAAFGGMFLLMIFLDFVFEDREIKWLGRLERPLAKLGRVDMLSVCVALIALLASALTFGAHAHQHGGTHVDKTETVLLAGVAGLITYMVVGGLSGFFEGKLEREEEREHAAEEEAERAGGSRSAVALTGKAAFFMFLYLEVLDASFSFDGVIGAFAITNDIVLMAIGLGIGAMYVRSLTVYLVRQGTLDDYVYLEHGAHYAIGALATVLLVTIRYEINEIITGLIGVVLIGASFWSSVRRNRAPAADS, from the coding sequence GTGCTATTGAAGACGTTCCGTTGGGCCTTCGCCGTCACTGCCCTGGGCCTGGCCGCGGGAGTGCTGTACGACGGGTGGACCGCCTTCGGCCTGGTTGCCATCCTCGCCGTGCTGGAGATCTCCCTGTCCTTCGACAACGCGGTGATCAACGCCGGGATCCTGAAGAAGATGAGCGCCTTCTGGCAGAAGATCTTCCTCACCGTCGGCATCCTGATCGCCGTCTTCGGCATGCGCCTGGTCTTCCCGGTCGTCATCGTCGCGGTCAGCGCCCGGTTGAGCCCCTGGTCCGCGGTGCACCTGGCGCTCACGGACAAGGAGCGTTACCAGGAGCTGGTGACGGACGCCCATCCGTCGATCGCCGCCTTCGGTGGCATGTTCCTCCTGATGATCTTTCTCGACTTCGTCTTCGAGGACCGGGAGATCAAGTGGCTCGGCCGGCTGGAGCGCCCGCTGGCCAAGCTCGGCAGGGTCGACATGCTGTCGGTCTGCGTCGCCCTGATCGCGCTGCTGGCCTCCGCGCTCACCTTCGGCGCCCACGCCCACCAGCACGGCGGCACCCATGTCGACAAGACGGAGACGGTCCTCCTCGCCGGTGTCGCCGGTCTGATCACGTACATGGTCGTCGGCGGTCTCTCCGGCTTCTTCGAGGGCAAGCTCGAACGGGAGGAGGAGCGCGAGCACGCGGCCGAGGAAGAGGCCGAACGCGCGGGCGGGTCCCGCTCGGCCGTCGCCCTCACCGGCAAGGCCGCGTTCTTCATGTTCCTCTACCTCGAGGTGCTGGACGCGTCGTTCTCCTTCGACGGCGTCATCGGCGCCTTCGCCATCACCAACGACATCGTCCTGATGGCGATCGGCCTGGGCATCGGCGCCATGTACGTCCGGTCGCTGACCGTCTACCTGGTCCGCCAGGGCACCCTCGACGACTACGTCTACCTGGAGCACGGCGCGCACTACGCCATCGGCGCCCTCGCCACCGTCCTCCTGGTGACCATCCGGTACGAGATCAACGAGATCATCACCGGCCTCATCGGCGTGGTCCTGATCGGCGCCTCCTTCTGGTCCTCGGTGCGGCGCAACCGTGCGCCGGCGGCGGATTCCTGA
- a CDS encoding DUF350 domain-containing protein, translated as MSDIVNGLGRATAYGGLGLVLLVLGIVLVDVLTPGKLGRQIWEQRNRNAAMVLSSALLGIGGIVFTSIWTTYEDFGKGLVSTAAFGLLGLVMMAVAFLVVDLITPGRLGATLVEPEPHPAVWVTASCNLAVSAVISASIA; from the coding sequence ATGAGCGACATCGTCAACGGACTCGGCCGAGCCACCGCCTACGGCGGCCTGGGGCTGGTCCTCCTGGTCCTCGGCATCGTCCTGGTCGACGTGCTGACGCCCGGAAAGCTCGGCCGGCAGATCTGGGAGCAGCGCAACCGCAACGCGGCCATGGTGCTCAGCTCCGCGCTGCTCGGTATCGGCGGCATCGTGTTCACCTCCATCTGGACGACGTACGAGGACTTCGGCAAGGGCCTGGTGTCCACCGCGGCGTTCGGCCTTCTCGGGCTCGTGATGATGGCCGTGGCCTTCCTGGTGGTCGACCTGATCACCCCGGGGCGGCTGGGCGCGACGCTGGTCGAGCCGGAGCCCCACCCCGCGGTGTGGGTGACGGCCTCCTGCAACCTGGCCGTCTCCGCGGTCATCTCGGCCTCCATCGCCTGA
- a CDS encoding oxygenase MpaB family protein translates to MTYTETSMDALRHGGDELADAVVATLFERGEVGKFNSLMRYVSTSGQELPDGLPGVAREYLRATGTPPAWVDWAEMEKARLFFIDNNVHISTALSFASMPACYVVPHVARLLSATHGLSYPSKRMAETGQFTVYLMQPDAFEAGGRFIPAAQKVRLLHAAIRHHLKRENRWDTGTLGVPICQEDMIGGQMFFSLLVLDSLHRLGIHMSAEGADAYFYAWRVVGAVLGVDQSAVPTSLDEGRRFLDLYMLRHMGPSEEGAHLTRQLIDLYEEVVPGTLLDPVVPALIRYLVGDTCADWLAVPRSNWDTAVKAAPRLLGVLETIEDRSSLGAWALDRLGHLTTILELSSLTRGRVMHYAIPEQLKKDYGVSGAATRRRRWTPPPATVS, encoded by the coding sequence ATGACCTACACCGAGACGTCGATGGACGCCCTGCGCCACGGCGGCGACGAACTGGCCGACGCCGTCGTCGCCACCCTCTTCGAGCGCGGCGAGGTCGGCAAGTTCAACTCCCTGATGCGCTACGTCTCCACCAGCGGCCAGGAACTGCCGGACGGCCTTCCCGGGGTGGCCCGGGAGTACCTGCGGGCGACCGGCACCCCGCCGGCCTGGGTGGACTGGGCCGAGATGGAGAAGGCACGCCTGTTCTTCATCGACAACAACGTGCACATCTCCACCGCGTTGTCGTTCGCGTCGATGCCCGCCTGCTACGTCGTCCCGCACGTCGCCAGGCTGCTGTCGGCCACCCACGGGCTGAGCTACCCCTCCAAACGGATGGCGGAGACCGGCCAGTTCACCGTCTACCTCATGCAGCCGGACGCCTTCGAGGCCGGCGGGCGCTTCATCCCGGCCGCCCAGAAGGTACGCCTGCTGCACGCCGCCATCCGCCACCACCTCAAGCGGGAGAACCGCTGGGACACCGGCACCCTCGGCGTGCCGATCTGCCAGGAGGACATGATCGGCGGGCAGATGTTCTTCTCCCTGCTCGTCCTGGACAGCCTGCACCGGCTCGGCATCCACATGTCCGCGGAAGGAGCGGACGCCTACTTCTACGCCTGGCGCGTGGTCGGCGCCGTGCTCGGCGTCGACCAGTCGGCCGTCCCCACCAGCCTCGACGAAGGGCGGCGGTTCCTCGACCTGTACATGCTGCGCCACATGGGCCCCTCCGAGGAAGGCGCCCACCTGACGAGGCAGTTGATCGACCTGTACGAGGAAGTGGTCCCCGGCACCCTCCTCGACCCGGTCGTCCCGGCCCTGATCCGCTACCTCGTCGGCGACACCTGCGCCGACTGGCTAGCCGTTCCCCGCAGCAACTGGGACACCGCCGTGAAGGCCGCCCCCCGCCTCCTCGGCGTACTCGAGACGATCGAGGACCGCTCGTCCCTGGGCGCGTGGGCGCTGGACCGGCTGGGCCACCTCACCACGATCCTCGAACTGTCCTCCCTCACCCGTGGACGCGTCATGCACTACGCCATCCCCGAACAACTGAAGAAGGACTACGGCGTCTCCGGCGCCGCCACCCGCCGCCGCCGCTGGACCCCGCCGCCCGCGACCGTCTCCTGA
- a CDS encoding polyprenyl synthetase family protein produces the protein MSDRWDPAAFKTRVDGVLRSFLDEEAGHLVALDDALEPVADRLRSAAGHGKRLRAAFCYWGWRAAGQPDSDALVRAATAMELVHAAAIVHDDLIDDSGLRHGLPTAHVALEAVLAAAPVPDRDGRRRVRAAARSLAMLVGDHLMALAGHLFTTSGLPAAYLTRARGLWAALARELIAGECLEILHTGGRPDTATSLKVVRYKTAKYTVEHPLLIGGLLAGAPAALRDTYSAYGLPLGEAFQLRDDLLGLFGDPERTGKAGLDDLRTHRPTALLAETWQAADAAQRERLRGVLGRSDLDGTHLREVRDLMLELKAPQRVERMILDRVERATRALDAAGTPPRARRALRELAQQATDRIH, from the coding sequence ATGTCTGACCGCTGGGACCCGGCCGCCTTCAAGACCCGCGTCGACGGCGTCCTGCGGAGCTTCCTGGACGAGGAGGCCGGCCACCTCGTGGCCCTCGACGACGCTCTCGAACCCGTGGCCGACCGGTTGCGGAGCGCGGCCGGGCACGGCAAACGGCTGCGAGCGGCCTTCTGCTACTGGGGCTGGCGGGCGGCCGGACAGCCGGACAGCGACGCCCTGGTGCGGGCGGCGACCGCCATGGAACTGGTGCACGCCGCGGCGATCGTCCACGACGACCTCATCGACGACAGCGGCCTGCGCCACGGCCTGCCCACCGCCCACGTCGCCCTGGAAGCCGTACTGGCGGCGGCCCCGGTGCCCGACCGGGACGGCCGCCGCCGGGTCCGCGCGGCCGCCCGGTCCCTGGCCATGCTGGTGGGTGATCACCTGATGGCCCTCGCCGGACACTTGTTCACCACCAGCGGTCTCCCCGCCGCCTACCTCACCCGCGCCCGGGGCCTGTGGGCGGCGCTCGCCCGCGAACTCATCGCCGGCGAGTGCCTGGAGATCCTCCACACCGGCGGACGACCGGACACCGCGACCTCCCTGAAGGTGGTGCGGTACAAGACCGCCAAGTACACCGTCGAGCACCCCCTGCTCATCGGCGGTCTGCTGGCCGGCGCCCCGGCCGCACTGCGGGACACCTACTCCGCCTACGGCCTGCCGCTCGGCGAGGCCTTCCAACTGCGCGACGACCTGCTCGGCCTGTTCGGCGACCCGGAGCGCACCGGCAAGGCGGGCCTGGACGACCTGCGCACCCACCGGCCCACCGCACTGCTGGCCGAGACCTGGCAGGCCGCCGACGCGGCCCAGCGGGAGCGGTTGCGCGGGGTGCTGGGCCGGAGCGACCTGGACGGAACCCATCTGCGCGAGGTGCGCGACCTCATGCTGGAGCTGAAGGCACCGCAACGGGTCGAGCGGATGATCCTCGACCGCGTGGAGCGGGCCACCCGCGCCCTGGACGCCGCCGGGACGCCACCGCGGGCGCGCCGGGCACTGCGCGAGCTCGCCCAGCAGGCCACCGACCGCATCCACTGA